A window from Cinclus cinclus chromosome 4, bCinCin1.1, whole genome shotgun sequence encodes these proteins:
- the RASD2 gene encoding GTP-binding protein Rhes, which translates to MMKTMSGGNCNLNVPAKNSYRMVVLGASRVGKSSIVSRFLNGRFEDQYTPTIEDFHRKVYNIRGDMYQLDILDTSGNHPFPAMRRLSILTGDVFILVFSLDNRESFDEVKRLQKQILEVKSCLKNKTKESADLPMVICGNKNDHSEIFRKVRTDEGQNLVSSDENCAYFEVSAKKNTNVDEMFYVLFSMAKLPHEMSPSLHRKISIQYGDTFQQKSFRMRRVKDMDAYGMISPFARRPSVNSDLKYIKSKVLREGQSREREKCTVQ; encoded by the exons ATGATGAAGACTATGTCTGGTGGAAACTGCAACCTGAACGTGCCAGCCAAGAACTCGTATCGCATGGTGGTGCTGGGAGCCTCCAGGGTCGGGAAAAGCTCCATCGTCTCACGCTTCCTCAACGGCCGCTTCGAGGATCAGTACACTCCCACCATCGAGGATTTTCATCGCAAGGTCTACAACATACGGGGAGACATGTACCAGCTGGACATCCTGGACACCTCTGGGAATCACCCTTTCCCTGCCATGAGGAGGCTTTCCATCCTAACAG gGGATGTTTTCATcctggtgttcagcctggacaacAGAGAATCTTTTGATGAGGTCAAGCGACTCCAGAAACAGATCCTTGAGGTTAAATCCTGCCTGAAGAACAAGACCAAGGAATCAGCTGATCTCCCCATGGTGATCTGTGGCAACAAAAATGACCACAGTGAAATCTTCCGCAAAGTACGCACTGACGAAGGTCAGAATCTTGTCTCCAGTGATGAAAACTGTGCTTACTTCGAAGTGTCAGCCAAGAAGAACACCAATGTGGATGAGATGTTTTATGTCCTCTTCAGCATGGCCAAGCTACCTCATGAGATGAGCCCTTCCCTCCACAGGAAAATCTCCATCCAGTATGGTGACACTTTCCAACAGAAATCCTTCCGGATGCGCCGAGTCAAGGACATGGATGCCTACGGCATGATCTCTCCCTTCGCTCGCCGGCCAAGTGTCAACAGTGACCTGAAGTACATCAAATCAAAAGTTCTCAGGGAAGGTCAgtccagggagagagagaaatgcaCAGTCCAGTGA